The Mauremys mutica isolate MM-2020 ecotype Southern chromosome 1, ASM2049712v1, whole genome shotgun sequence genome has a segment encoding these proteins:
- the LOC123374298 gene encoding olfactory receptor 51G2-like, giving the protein MSAVNETKFNPDIFLLTGMPGQEDVHLWISVPFCLVYFISIVGNSVILFIIKTDPSLHEPMYIFLSMLAVTDLGISITTIPTILGIYLFNSREISLSACFTQLFFIHFLAKIESSMLLMMAFDRFIAICNPLRYASILTLPRIAKMGFLFVLRGVAVALPFPFLLRRFRYCRTNVLSHSYCLHQDIMKLACADITVNNIYGLFITLITVWLDSLLIFLSYVMILKAVLSITSHAECLRALNTCVSHLCAVLVFYMPEFSLTVIHRFWKSSSPLLQILLGYIYLLGPPLINPIVYSMKSKHLRARIIKVFVK; this is encoded by the coding sequence ATGTCAGCTGTCAACGAAACCAAATTCAACCCTGACATTTTCCTTCTCACTGGGATGCCTGGGCAGGAAGACGTCCATCTCTGGATCTCTGTCCCCTTCTGCTTAGTGTATTTTATTTCaatagtaggaaattcagtcattctattcattataaaaacagatccaagcctccatgagcccatgtacattttcctttccatgttggctgTCACAGACCTTGGCATATCGATAACCACCATACCGACGATACTGGGCATATACTTGTTTAACTCTAGGGAGATCAgcctcagtgcttgtttcacccAGCTGTTCTTTATCCACTTTCTTGCAAAAATTGAATCCTCCATGCTCTTGATGATGGCCTTTGACCGTTTCATTGCGATCTGTAACCCACTGAGATATGCTTCAATCTTAACCCTGCCGAGAATAGCCAagatggggtttttgtttgtgctAAGAGGGGTGGCTGTAGCATTACCATTCCCCTTTCTCCTGAGACGGTTCCGATATTGTCGAaccaatgtcctctcccattcctactgcctgcaccaggaCATCATGAAGTTGGCTTGTGCAGACATCACAGTCAATAACATCTATGGCTTATTTATTACACTCATAACGGTGTGGTTGGACTCGctgctcatcttcctctcttatgtgatgatccTCAAAGCAGTGCTGAGCATCACATCCCACGCGGAGTGCCTCAGGGCCTTGAacacctgcgtctcccacctctgcgcTGTCCTGGTCTTCTACATGCCAGAGTTCAGCCTGACTGTCATACACAGATTCTGGAAGAGCTCTTCTCCCTTGCTTCAAATTCTCCTCGGCTACATCTACCTACTGGGCCCACCCCTGATTAATCCAATTGTGTACAGcatgaaaagcaaacaccttcgtgcGAGGATAATCAAGGTGTTTGTTAAATGA
- the LOC123374292 gene encoding olfactory receptor 51G2-like, translated as MSAVNDTKFNSAVFLLTGIPGQEDVHLWISIPFCLIYAILIVGNAVILFIIKTDRTLHEPMYIFLSMLAITDLGLSIATMPTILGIFLFNSREISLNACFAQLFFIHLLQCIESSVLLLMAFDRFVAICSPLRYASILTLPRIAKMGLVFVLRGVVVVLPFPFLLKRFQYCQANVLSHAYCLHQEVMKMACSDITVNSIYGLSASLLTMGLDSLLIFLSNVMIFKTVLSIASKVECLRALKTCISHICVVLLFYIPEISLSVIHRFGKGSSHLLQIVLGYVYLLVPPLMNPIVYSVKSKHLRARLIRLFIK; from the coding sequence atgtcagctgtcaatgacaccaagttcaactctgcagtgttccttctcactgggatacctgggcaggaagacGTCCATCTCTGGATCTCTATCCCCTTCTGCTTAATTTATGCTATTTTGATAGTAGGAAATgcagtcattctgttcattataaaaacagatcgaaccctccatgagcccatgtacattttcctttccatgttggccatcACAGACCTTGGCTTATCGATAGCCACCATGCCGACGATACTGGGCATATTCTTGTTCAACTCGAGGGAGATCAGCCTCAATGCCTGTTTTGCCCAGTTGTTTTTCATCCACTTGCTTCAATGCATTGAATCATCTGTGCTCttgttgatggcctttgaccgcttTGTCGCTATCTGTAGCCCATTGAGATATGCTTCCATCTTAACCCTGCCGAGAATAGCCAAGATGGGGTTGGTGTTTGTGCTAAGAGGGGTGGTTGTAGTATTACCATTCCCCTTTCTCCTGAAACGGTTCCAATACTGTCAagccaatgtcctctcccatgcctactgcctgcaccaggaGGTCATGAAGATGGCTTGTTCAGACATCACAGTCAATAGCATCTATGGCTTGTCTGCTTCACTTTTAACGATGGGGTTGGATTCGCTGCTCATCTTCTTATCTAACGTGATGATCTTCAAAACAGTGTTGAGCATTGCATCGAAGGTGGAGTGTCTCAGAGCCCTGAAAACCTGTATTTCCCATATCTGCGTCGTCCTGCTCTTCTACATACCAGAGATAAGCTTGTCTGTGATACACAGATTTGGGAAGGGCTCTTCTCACTTGCTTCAGATTGTCCTGGGCTATGTCTACCTGCTGGTCCCACCCCTGATGAACCCAATCGTGTACAgcgtgaaaagcaaacaccttcgtgcGAGGTTAATCAGGTTGTTCATCAAGTGA